The following proteins are encoded in a genomic region of Maribacter hydrothermalis:
- a CDS encoding diadenylate cyclase yields the protein MDFLNFIDFKITDVLDIIFVAVLLYYIYKLVRGSVAINIFIGIVIVWAFWKLTELLDMQMISSMVGAFMQVGLIALIIVFQQEIRKFLLMIGSTNFANKRNFVKHFKFLKQEGISTDTDVDAILKACEKMASSKTGAILVIERNNSLDFIKSTGDRMNIEINQPILESIFYKNSTLHDGAAVIVGNYVVATRVILPVSNERNIPLRFGLRHRAAVGISEKTDALSLVVSEETGLISYIKNGEFVLYDSITQLGTMLKQDLI from the coding sequence TTGGATTTTTTAAATTTTATTGACTTTAAGATTACGGATGTTCTAGACATCATTTTTGTTGCCGTACTTCTTTACTACATCTACAAACTTGTTAGAGGGTCTGTTGCCATCAATATTTTTATTGGAATTGTAATAGTTTGGGCATTTTGGAAATTGACTGAATTATTAGATATGCAAATGATCAGCAGCATGGTTGGAGCCTTTATGCAAGTAGGTTTAATTGCACTAATAATTGTTTTTCAACAAGAGATCAGAAAATTTCTTTTAATGATCGGCTCTACCAATTTTGCAAATAAGAGAAACTTCGTAAAGCATTTTAAATTTTTAAAACAGGAAGGAATATCTACCGACACCGATGTAGATGCCATATTAAAAGCCTGTGAAAAAATGGCGAGTAGTAAAACCGGAGCTATTTTAGTTATAGAACGAAACAACTCCTTAGATTTCATAAAGAGCACGGGAGACCGCATGAATATTGAAATTAACCAACCAATTCTTGAAAGTATTTTTTATAAGAACAGTACATTGCATGATGGTGCTGCTGTAATTGTTGGCAATTACGTTGTGGCTACACGTGTAATATTACCGGTATCAAACGAACGAAATATTCCATTACGTTTTGGTCTGCGACATAGAGCAGCAGTTGGAATCAGCGAAAAGACCGATGCATTAAGCCTCGTTGTCAGTGAAGAAACAGGATTGATTTCATATATTAAAAATGGAGAGTTTGTACTGTATGATTCAATTACGCAGCTTGGCACTATGCTAAAACAAGATTTAATATAA
- the folP gene encoding dihydropteroate synthase, producing the protein MTINCNGKLISLDQPKVMGILNVTPDSFFDGGKYKDETSILHQVEKMHIEGATFIDIGAYSSRPGALEINEETELKRILPIVSLIKKNFPNTIISIDTFRSKVAHECIGNGAAIVNDISAGLQDEKMLSTVAKLNVPYVMMHMRGTSQNMQKQTDYKDILKEVLYFFSERLAAAKALGIKDIIIDPGFGFAKNLEQNYELLNHLELMNGIEHPLLVGISRKSMIYKIVGTTPDLALNGTTALHMVCLQKGAKIVRVHDVKEAVECVKLYEQLNA; encoded by the coding sequence ATGACCATAAATTGCAACGGTAAACTCATATCACTAGACCAGCCCAAGGTAATGGGCATTTTAAACGTTACTCCAGATTCTTTTTTTGATGGCGGAAAATATAAGGATGAAACAAGTATATTACATCAGGTTGAAAAAATGCATATAGAAGGTGCCACCTTTATTGATATTGGTGCCTATAGTTCTAGACCTGGCGCTTTAGAAATTAACGAGGAAACCGAATTAAAACGAATTTTACCTATTGTTAGTTTAATTAAAAAGAATTTTCCAAACACCATAATTTCAATAGATACTTTTAGAAGCAAGGTTGCACACGAATGCATAGGTAATGGCGCTGCGATTGTTAATGATATTTCCGCAGGATTACAGGATGAAAAAATGCTAAGCACAGTAGCCAAATTAAATGTGCCGTACGTTATGATGCATATGCGTGGCACATCACAAAACATGCAAAAACAAACAGATTATAAAGATATTTTAAAAGAAGTACTTTACTTCTTTTCCGAAAGATTGGCAGCTGCAAAAGCTTTAGGAATTAAGGATATTATTATAGATCCAGGTTTTGGATTTGCAAAAAACCTAGAACAGAACTATGAGCTTTTAAATCATTTGGAATTAATGAATGGTATTGAACACCCATTGCTAGTAGGTATTAGTAGAAAATCAATGATTTACAAAATAGTAGGTACAACTCCTGACCTGGCTTTAAACGGCACTACGGCACTACATATGGTTTGTTTACAAAAGGGCGCAAAAATAGTACGAGTACACGATGTTAAAGAAGCCGTAGAATGTGTAAAACTATACGAACAATTAAATGCCTAA
- a CDS encoding DUF1599 domain-containing protein, whose translation MLDTAKEYDEVIQVCLNLYQKKMSDYGSAWRILRLPSLTDQIFIKAQRIRGLQENDVRKVDEGERPEFVGIINYAVMALIQLELGVADQPDLSTEKAVELYSKHITITKELMLNKNHDYGEAWRDMRVSSLTDLILQKLLRVKQIEDNKGKTLVSEGIDANYQDMINYAVFALIHLGSESEK comes from the coding sequence ATGCTAGATACGGCAAAGGAATACGATGAGGTCATTCAGGTTTGTTTAAATCTGTACCAGAAAAAAATGTCAGATTACGGTAGTGCTTGGCGCATATTAAGGTTGCCATCATTAACTGATCAAATTTTTATAAAAGCACAGCGCATACGTGGTCTTCAAGAAAATGATGTCCGTAAGGTTGACGAAGGTGAGCGACCGGAGTTTGTTGGTATCATCAATTATGCTGTAATGGCTTTAATTCAGCTTGAATTAGGTGTTGCCGATCAACCAGATCTATCTACTGAAAAAGCTGTAGAATTATATTCTAAGCACATCACAATCACAAAAGAACTTATGCTGAATAAAAATCACGATTATGGTGAAGCTTGGCGAGATATGAGAGTAAGTTCCCTTACAGATTTAATTTTGCAAAAACTACTTCGTGTTAAACAAATAGAAGATAATAAAGGTAAAACTTTAGTAAGTGAAGGTATAGATGCCAACTATCAAGACATGATCAATTACGCAGTTTTTGCATTGATACATTTAGGTTCAGAATCAGAAAAATAA
- a CDS encoding BT_3928 family protein has translation MKYLVGVIRIFVGILFIISGFIKLNDPVGFSFKLEEYFSQGVLDLPFLTPFALAISILVVIVEVMVGVMLILGYKRKLTVWTLLAMIIFFTFLTFYSAYFNKVTDCGCFGDAIKLTPWESFTKDIVLLVLILIIYAGRKYITPLVKPKLLMTVLLVSFLACIAYVNYVLNHLPVIDFRPYEIGKNIEEGMSIPDDAPKAIFEYKWKFNVNGKEEVHITTGDYPTVDGEFIDVETEEIQAGYEPPVHDFTIEQEGEDFAASLLQEPKLVMVIAYDLRKSNLKEFTNIKSVVEKALKAGYKVIGMSASGPDQTNALVKDYNLDFEFYFTDETTLKTIVRSNPGVLVLEKGTIKQKVHYNDLEDLIFN, from the coding sequence ATGAAGTATTTAGTAGGTGTTATTAGAATTTTTGTCGGAATTCTTTTTATTATAAGTGGTTTCATTAAACTAAATGATCCTGTTGGCTTCTCCTTTAAGTTAGAAGAATATTTTAGTCAAGGCGTTTTAGATCTTCCTTTTTTAACTCCGTTTGCATTGGCAATTTCAATTCTTGTAGTAATTGTTGAGGTAATGGTTGGGGTAATGTTAATACTAGGCTACAAACGTAAACTAACCGTTTGGACTTTATTGGCAATGATTATTTTCTTTACGTTCTTAACTTTTTATTCTGCATATTTTAATAAAGTAACCGATTGTGGTTGCTTTGGTGATGCTATAAAGCTAACACCGTGGGAATCTTTTACAAAAGATATAGTGCTGTTGGTATTGATACTGATAATTTATGCCGGTAGAAAGTATATTACGCCATTAGTAAAGCCAAAATTATTGATGACGGTTTTATTAGTTTCCTTCCTAGCTTGTATCGCCTATGTAAATTACGTGTTAAACCATTTACCGGTTATTGATTTTAGACCATATGAGATAGGTAAGAATATAGAAGAGGGTATGAGTATACCAGACGATGCTCCTAAGGCCATATTTGAATATAAATGGAAATTCAACGTAAACGGTAAAGAAGAAGTTCATATTACTACAGGAGATTATCCTACAGTAGATGGGGAGTTTATAGATGTTGAAACAGAAGAGATTCAGGCTGGTTATGAGCCTCCTGTTCATGACTTTACCATAGAACAAGAAGGTGAAGATTTCGCAGCTTCTTTATTGCAAGAGCCAAAGTTGGTCATGGTGATCGCCTATGATTTAAGGAAATCAAATTTAAAAGAGTTCACGAATATCAAATCTGTAGTCGAAAAAGCATTAAAGGCTGGATACAAAGTAATAGGAATGTCGGCATCCGGTCCTGATCAAACGAATGCCCTGGTAAAAGATTATAATTTAGATTTTGAATTTTACTTTACAGATGAAACTACGTTAAAGACCATTGTCAGGTCTAACCCTGGAGTTTTAGTTTTAGAGAAGGGTACCATAAAACAAAAAGTACATTACAACGATTTGGAAGATTTAATATTCAATTGA
- the tpiA gene encoding triose-phosphate isomerase — MRAKIVAGNWKMNKNLAETEKLLAELSAKLPDTNAEVMVAPTYVNLFSAVRALESSKIEVIAQNMHFAENGAYTGEISADMLLNIGIDTAIIGHSERRAYFGEDDKILSKKVATALDKGVRVMFCFGEELEDRKSGNHFKLVESQLKNVLFNLEPSAWSNIILAYEPVWAIGTGETASPEQAQEMHAFIRKTIAEAFDATIANNVTILYGGSVKPGNAEEIFSKPDVDGGLIGGASLVADDFIAIIKAI; from the coding sequence ATGAGAGCAAAAATAGTAGCAGGTAACTGGAAAATGAATAAGAATTTGGCTGAGACTGAAAAACTTTTAGCAGAGTTGTCGGCAAAATTGCCAGATACCAATGCAGAAGTTATGGTTGCGCCAACATATGTAAATTTGTTTAGTGCGGTGCGTGCTTTGGAAAGTTCTAAAATAGAAGTTATAGCGCAGAATATGCATTTTGCTGAAAATGGTGCTTATACAGGTGAAATTTCTGCAGATATGTTATTGAACATCGGTATCGATACAGCAATTATTGGACACTCGGAAAGAAGAGCTTATTTCGGAGAGGATGATAAAATTCTTTCAAAGAAAGTGGCAACCGCTTTGGATAAGGGGGTTCGTGTTATGTTCTGTTTTGGTGAGGAATTAGAAGATCGTAAATCTGGAAACCATTTTAAATTAGTTGAAAGTCAGTTAAAGAACGTTCTTTTTAATTTAGAGCCGTCTGCATGGTCTAATATTATTTTGGCTTATGAGCCGGTATGGGCAATTGGAACAGGTGAGACTGCTTCTCCTGAGCAAGCTCAAGAAATGCATGCATTCATTCGTAAAACTATTGCTGAAGCCTTTGACGCTACTATAGCAAATAACGTTACTATTCTTTACGGTGGTAGTGTAAAACCAGGTAATGCTGAAGAAATTTTCTCTAAACCAGATGTTGATGGTGGTTTAATTGGCGGTGCATCTTTAGTTGCAGACGATTTTATCGCTATCATTAAAGCTATTTAA
- the prmA gene encoding 50S ribosomal protein L11 methyltransferase codes for MSDTVYMEYRFTVEPKDPASDLLIAELGEVGFESFVEEDDDVLAYIQKTEWYEGMLKELPILHNHRYKFTYYYKEIEQENWNATWEQNFQPIIVDDICMIRAPFHEAIDVKYDIVIEPKMSFGTGHHETTHMMLQHILQLDVKGKTVLDIGSGTGVLAILAGMRGATTIDAIDIDNWCYLNAKENVERNKIDFISVYEGDVALLEGKKYDLIIANINRNILLADLPSYVKSLNAGGVLLLSGFYTEDLEMITEKCTDLALKFEKNLERNNWVAAKYVN; via the coding sequence ATGAGCGATACAGTATATATGGAATACCGTTTTACGGTAGAACCAAAAGATCCAGCTTCAGACCTACTTATTGCAGAATTGGGTGAGGTTGGGTTTGAAAGTTTTGTTGAAGAAGATGATGATGTTTTGGCATACATTCAAAAAACTGAATGGTATGAGGGTATGTTGAAAGAGTTGCCAATTTTGCATAATCATAGATATAAGTTTACCTACTATTATAAAGAAATTGAGCAAGAGAACTGGAATGCTACTTGGGAGCAAAATTTTCAACCTATTATCGTTGATGATATTTGTATGATAAGAGCTCCTTTTCATGAGGCTATTGATGTGAAGTATGATATTGTCATTGAACCAAAAATGAGTTTTGGTACAGGTCATCATGAAACTACACATATGATGCTGCAACACATTTTACAGTTAGATGTAAAAGGAAAAACTGTTCTGGATATAGGTAGCGGTACTGGTGTTTTAGCAATTTTAGCAGGTATGAGAGGTGCTACTACCATTGATGCCATTGATATTGATAACTGGTGTTATTTGAACGCCAAAGAGAATGTTGAGCGTAACAAAATAGACTTCATTTCGGTATATGAAGGTGATGTTGCGTTGTTGGAGGGTAAGAAGTATGATTTGATCATTGCAAACATCAATAGAAACATCTTGTTGGCAGATTTGCCTAGCTATGTAAAATCATTAAATGCAGGGGGTGTTTTATTGTTAAGTGGTTTTTATACCGAGGATTTAGAAATGATTACCGAAAAATGTACTGATTTAGCGTTAAAGTTCGAAAAAAACCTTGAACGCAATAATTGGGTTGCCGCAAAATATGTAAATTAG
- a CDS encoding ATP-dependent Clp protease adaptor ClpS: MSTREEISEELLLEEETVQQNEIVLFNDEVNTFDHVINTLMSVCEHSPEQAEQCSLIVHYKGKCTVKTGEYEELKSQCSKLLQAGLSAEIV, from the coding sequence ATGAGCACAAGAGAAGAAATTTCCGAAGAATTACTTTTAGAAGAAGAAACGGTTCAACAAAATGAGATCGTTCTTTTTAATGATGAGGTCAATACATTCGACCATGTTATAAATACATTAATGTCCGTTTGTGAACATTCACCTGAACAGGCGGAGCAGTGTTCTTTAATAGTTCATTACAAAGGCAAGTGTACGGTGAAAACCGGTGAATATGAGGAGCTGAAGTCGCAGTGTTCTAAATTATTGCAAGCAGGACTTAGTGCAGAAATTGTTTAA
- the uxaC gene encoding glucuronate isomerase, producing MSKSIVKNSTFITDDFLLENEFSKRLFHEYASQMPIIDYHCHLPPNEISNNRQFENLTKVWNDGDHYKWRAMRTFGIDEKYITGSAPDKEKFLEWGKAVPYTLRNPLYHWTHLELQRYFDIDLLLNADTANEIYDDATAKLQSPDYSCQSLIKKMNVEVICTTEDPIDSLDNHVKLKNSNFNVKVSTAFRPDKAIVISSDSYLEYVEKLSIVSKVTINSYKSLCDALVLRLDYFEKNGCTLSDHGLSYVPFRSFTDAEIEHIFQKRTERKQLSLEEDEKFQTAILLFLCEQYHSRGWIQQFHLGALRNNNARMTRILGPDTGWDSIGDYSQAKTLSGFLNALDSKDKLTKTILYNLNPADNEVLATMIGNYNDGKVKGKMQFGSGWWFMDQKDGMTRQLNALSNMGLISCFIGMLTDSRSFLSFPRHEYFRRIVCNLFGQEMQRGELPQDFELVGKIIQDISYNNAKEYFKF from the coding sequence ATGAGTAAATCCATTGTAAAAAATAGCACTTTTATCACAGATGATTTTCTTTTAGAGAATGAATTCTCGAAACGGTTATTTCATGAGTATGCATCACAAATGCCCATCATAGATTACCACTGCCATTTGCCGCCTAATGAGATTTCAAATAATAGACAGTTTGAAAATTTGACGAAAGTATGGAACGACGGCGACCATTATAAATGGCGTGCAATGCGAACTTTTGGCATTGATGAGAAGTATATTACCGGCAGCGCTCCAGATAAAGAGAAGTTTCTTGAATGGGGCAAGGCTGTGCCCTATACGTTAAGAAATCCGCTGTATCATTGGACACATTTAGAACTGCAACGCTATTTTGATATTGATTTACTATTAAATGCCGACACGGCTAACGAAATTTATGATGATGCTACTGCAAAACTTCAATCGCCAGATTATAGTTGCCAGAGTCTGATTAAAAAAATGAACGTAGAGGTTATTTGCACCACAGAAGATCCTATTGATAGTTTGGATAATCACGTAAAACTAAAGAATAGTAATTTCAATGTAAAAGTAAGCACGGCCTTTAGACCAGATAAAGCGATTGTAATTTCTAGTGATTCGTATCTTGAATATGTAGAAAAACTGTCGATAGTAAGTAAGGTTACCATTAATTCGTACAAGTCTTTGTGCGATGCGCTTGTGTTACGTTTAGATTACTTTGAAAAAAACGGCTGCACGTTGTCTGATCATGGTTTAAGTTATGTTCCGTTCAGGTCTTTTACAGATGCGGAGATTGAACATATTTTTCAGAAGAGAACAGAAAGAAAGCAATTATCTTTAGAGGAAGACGAAAAATTTCAAACGGCTATATTATTATTCTTATGTGAGCAATATCATTCTCGTGGATGGATTCAGCAATTTCACCTTGGCGCATTACGAAATAACAATGCAAGAATGACCCGAATTCTTGGTCCGGATACTGGTTGGGATTCAATAGGGGATTATTCTCAGGCAAAAACTCTTTCAGGCTTTTTAAATGCTTTGGATTCAAAAGATAAACTTACCAAAACTATTTTGTACAATCTAAATCCTGCAGATAATGAAGTATTGGCAACCATGATAGGTAACTACAATGATGGTAAGGTAAAAGGCAAAATGCAGTTTGGTTCTGGGTGGTGGTTTATGGATCAAAAAGATGGTATGACCAGACAACTGAATGCATTGTCTAATATGGGCTTAATTAGCTGTTTTATTGGGATGTTGACAGATTCAAGATCTTTTCTTTCATTCCCAAGGCATGAGTATTTTAGGAGAATTGTTTGTAACCTCTTTGGACAAGAAATGCAAAGAGGTGAACTACCCCAAGATTTTGAATTGGTGGGTAAAATAATTCAGGATATTAGTTATAATAATGCAAAAGAATATTTCAAATTTTAA
- a CDS encoding TRAP transporter substrate-binding protein gives MKSIKILSLFILILTFLGCEIQTEAKTLRLGHGLDVSHSVHKAMVKMGEDLLERSAGKLKLEIYPSQQLGTERECLELLQIGSLDMTKVSVGVLENFAPKMKVLGLPFLFRDRQHSFNVLDGPIGEMLLNEGEKYWLKGLGYYDAGSRSFYTMNKPIEKPDDLIGEKIRVMESATAVNMVKALGGSPTPISWGELYTSLQQGVVDGAENNPPSFYLSRHYEVCKYYSLDEHTVLPDVLLIGTYVYNKLNEQEQKWLNESVKESVKYQRILWAEAEDEALREVQKAGVEVIRPDKSLFVEKVKGIFEGYKDDKEIYPLIKQIQETK, from the coding sequence ATGAAAAGTATAAAAATACTATCGCTCTTTATTCTGATTTTAACCTTTCTGGGTTGTGAAATTCAGACAGAAGCAAAGACTTTGCGTTTGGGTCATGGCTTAGATGTTAGCCATTCTGTACACAAGGCAATGGTGAAAATGGGTGAAGATTTGTTAGAGCGATCTGCAGGAAAATTAAAACTTGAAATTTATCCTAGTCAACAATTAGGTACGGAGAGGGAGTGTTTAGAGCTATTGCAAATAGGGAGTTTGGATATGACCAAAGTTTCTGTGGGAGTTTTAGAGAATTTTGCACCAAAAATGAAGGTACTGGGGCTCCCATTTCTTTTTAGAGATCGTCAGCATTCTTTTAATGTGCTGGACGGACCAATAGGTGAAATGCTGTTGAACGAAGGGGAGAAATATTGGTTAAAAGGTTTAGGGTACTATGATGCCGGTAGTCGTAGTTTTTATACCATGAATAAACCCATTGAAAAACCAGATGATCTTATCGGGGAAAAAATACGTGTAATGGAAAGTGCAACTGCCGTGAATATGGTAAAGGCATTAGGTGGTTCTCCTACACCTATTTCTTGGGGAGAATTATATACTTCCTTACAGCAAGGTGTTGTAGATGGGGCAGAAAACAATCCACCAAGTTTTTACCTGTCCAGACATTATGAAGTCTGTAAATACTATTCTTTAGATGAACATACCGTACTACCAGATGTTTTATTGATAGGTACTTATGTTTATAACAAGTTGAACGAACAAGAGCAAAAATGGTTAAACGAATCCGTAAAAGAATCTGTAAAATACCAACGTATTCTGTGGGCAGAAGCAGAGGACGAAGCTCTACGCGAAGTTCAAAAAGCGGGTGTTGAAGTAATACGACCCGATAAATCTCTTTTTGTAGAAAAGGTGAAAGGTATTTTCGAGGGCTATAAAGATGACAAAGAAATATACCCACTTATCAAACAAATACAAGAAACCAAATAG
- a CDS encoding TRAP transporter small permease — protein MRNKIDSVLGKTLVLIMSVMVINVLWQVFTRYVTGNPSSFTDELARYLMIWIGVLGAAYVSGRNLHVAIDILPLRQSKKTQKKLKIIVTILIILFVFFAFVIGGSRLVYISYVLGQQSPALQLPLAIVYLIIPISGLLIMYYKISDLKNSNL, from the coding sequence ATGCGAAATAAAATAGATTCCGTTTTAGGAAAGACACTGGTACTTATTATGTCCGTTATGGTCATTAACGTACTTTGGCAAGTTTTTACACGGTACGTTACGGGCAACCCTAGTTCATTTACCGATGAACTGGCACGTTATTTAATGATTTGGATAGGAGTATTGGGAGCTGCATATGTGTCTGGTCGAAATTTACACGTTGCCATTGATATTTTACCACTTAGGCAAAGTAAAAAAACCCAGAAAAAACTGAAGATTATCGTCACCATATTAATTATTCTATTTGTCTTTTTCGCGTTTGTAATTGGAGGTTCGAGATTGGTATATATCTCTTATGTTTTAGGGCAGCAATCACCAGCACTTCAATTACCATTGGCAATCGTTTATCTCATTATTCCTATTAGCGGCTTGTTGATTATGTACTATAAAATATCTGACTTAAAAAATAGTAACTTATGA
- a CDS encoding TRAP transporter large permease: MEHLPILVLVISFICLLSIGTPVAWSIAISSLLTMLVSIPAMPAFTTVSQRMATGLDSFALLAIPFFVLSGELMNKGGIAHRLIAFAKTLVGSFPGGLALINVIAAMLMGAIAGSAMASASAMGSILGPEMEKEGYSKEFGAAVNITSATTGLIIPPSNVLIVYSLASGGASIAALFLAGYIPGIMTGIFLMIVAAFWAKKKKYKVGKRSSLKQVGKTFIDALPSLFMLVVVIGGIVTGIFTATEASAIAVLYSLILGFIYKEITLPKLPQILLDSSATTAIVMLLIGSSMCMSWALSYENIPQDISSGLLSLSDNKIVILLIINLLLLFVGIFMDMTPAVLIFTPIFLPVVTKLGLDPVHFGIIMVLNLCIGLCTPPVGSVLFVGVGIAKTTIEKVFKPLLPLFIAMIIALFLVTYIPQLSLWLPSLFNL, translated from the coding sequence ATGGAGCATCTACCTATTCTTGTTTTGGTTATAAGCTTTATATGCTTATTATCAATAGGTACACCTGTTGCATGGAGTATCGCAATTTCATCTTTATTGACCATGTTGGTGAGTATACCCGCAATGCCTGCATTTACTACGGTATCGCAGCGTATGGCTACAGGGTTAGATAGTTTTGCCCTACTGGCAATTCCGTTTTTTGTGCTATCGGGCGAACTTATGAATAAAGGAGGTATTGCGCATAGACTTATCGCATTTGCAAAGACTTTAGTAGGTTCTTTTCCTGGCGGTTTGGCATTGATTAACGTTATAGCTGCTATGTTAATGGGAGCCATTGCAGGATCGGCTATGGCATCTGCATCTGCTATGGGAAGTATCTTAGGTCCAGAGATGGAAAAAGAAGGCTATTCTAAAGAATTCGGTGCAGCGGTAAATATTACTTCTGCCACTACAGGCTTAATTATTCCGCCTAGTAATGTATTAATAGTTTACTCTTTGGCGAGTGGTGGCGCATCTATTGCAGCCTTGTTCCTAGCGGGATATATCCCTGGGATTATGACGGGGATATTTCTTATGATCGTTGCGGCTTTCTGGGCCAAAAAAAAGAAATATAAAGTAGGTAAGCGAAGTAGTTTAAAACAAGTGGGTAAAACATTTATAGATGCTCTGCCTAGCCTTTTTATGTTGGTAGTGGTAATTGGTGGTATTGTAACAGGAATCTTTACGGCAACTGAGGCTTCTGCTATAGCGGTATTGTACAGTTTAATTCTTGGGTTTATTTACAAGGAAATTACCTTGCCAAAGCTACCTCAAATATTGTTGGACTCATCTGCCACTACAGCAATTGTAATGCTATTGATTGGGTCGTCTATGTGTATGTCATGGGCATTGTCTTATGAAAATATTCCGCAGGACATCAGCAGCGGACTTTTAAGTTTAAGTGATAATAAGATTGTCATTCTTTTGATTATTAACTTACTGTTATTGTTCGTGGGTATTTTTATGGATATGACACCAGCGGTTTTAATTTTTACTCCAATATTCTTGCCAGTGGTTACCAAATTAGGGCTGGATCCTGTCCACTTCGGTATTATTATGGTATTGAATTTATGTATAGGTTTATGTACACCGCCCGTAGGCTCGGTCTTGTTTGTTGGGGTGGGTATAGCTAAAACAACTATTGAAAAAGTATTTAAACCTTTACTTCCCTTATTTATAGCTATGATAATTGCACTTTTCTTGGTAACCTATATTCCGCAATTAAGCTTATGGTTACCTAGTTTGTTCAATTTGTAG
- a CDS encoding LacI family DNA-binding transcriptional regulator, whose product MKKKATIYDIAKELKITAATVSRALNNNPKISEKTRKLVLETATKLNYKQNRLALALKSGKSKNVGVVVPFINKNFFASVIRGIEDELYPKGFHVIISQTHEDKDREKKIIQNLINAQVDGILLSTSFTNSNKEELRKELKKSIPFIFFDRVLKYENISTITINDYKGGFDATEHLIKQGCKRIAHFSVNQDIILYKNRFNGYKDALKKHGLPFKNEYVIYLKSDMEAGKEAAKKLMKLPVPPDAIFSSTDNGILGAVKYLQSKSIKIPEDFCVIGFSNEPFTQFLEPAISSVDQSPVEMGKMAAQVFLEQIENDQTIMVQKDVILPTTLIVRKSSSKLK is encoded by the coding sequence ATGAAAAAGAAAGCAACTATTTACGACATTGCAAAAGAACTGAAAATTACTGCAGCAACAGTTTCAAGGGCCTTAAACAATAACCCTAAAATCAGCGAAAAAACACGTAAGCTAGTACTAGAAACTGCCACTAAACTAAATTACAAACAAAATAGATTGGCATTGGCGCTTAAAAGTGGTAAAAGTAAAAACGTAGGAGTCGTGGTTCCTTTTATCAATAAAAATTTCTTTGCTTCTGTTATTCGTGGTATTGAAGATGAATTATATCCTAAAGGTTTTCATGTAATTATTTCTCAAACTCACGAGGACAAAGATCGAGAAAAGAAAATTATTCAAAATTTAATTAATGCGCAGGTCGATGGAATTTTACTTTCCACTTCTTTTACAAATAGTAACAAGGAAGAATTACGTAAAGAATTAAAGAAATCTATACCTTTTATTTTCTTTGATAGGGTTTTGAAATATGAAAATATAAGTACCATAACAATAAATGATTACAAGGGTGGTTTCGATGCTACAGAACATTTAATAAAACAAGGCTGCAAAAGAATAGCACATTTTAGTGTAAATCAAGATATTATACTTTATAAAAACCGATTTAATGGTTATAAAGATGCCTTAAAAAAACATGGCCTTCCGTTTAAAAATGAATATGTAATTTATTTAAAAAGTGATATGGAGGCAGGTAAGGAGGCTGCTAAAAAACTAATGAAACTACCAGTACCACCAGATGCAATTTTCTCTTCTACAGATAATGGTATTTTAGGAGCTGTGAAATATCTACAGAGTAAATCCATTAAAATACCTGAAGATTTTTGTGTCATTGGTTTTAGTAATGAACCTTTTACTCAATTTTTAGAGCCCGCTATTAGCTCTGTAGACCAGTCACCCGTAGAAATGGGAAAAATGGCTGCACAAGTATTCTTGGAACAAATTGAAAATGATCAAACTATAATGGTTCAAAAAGACGTTATTCTTCCAACAACATTAATAGTTAGAAAATCATCTAGTAAGTTAAAATAG